A window of the Fibrobacter sp. UWP2 genome harbors these coding sequences:
- the rph gene encoding ribonuclease PH — protein sequence MAYERTDRKFDEYRPLKMTTGFISSADGSVLIEMGRTRVICNATLLPKVPDWLAGRGTGWITAEYSLLPQSTGKRVERERKGASGRTQEIQRLVGRSLRGAANLAALGENAIVVDCDVIEADGGTRTASIIGGFVALAIALKKIKERLGITEQILQHGITAISVGVVNGKPLCDLCYVEDSAADVDMNVVMQDAKNFIEVQGTGEHASFDRNMLNTLLDLGENACKDIYKKQMELIGGELP from the coding sequence ATGGCATACGAACGCACCGACAGAAAATTCGACGAATACCGCCCCCTGAAAATGACTACCGGCTTTATTAGTAGTGCCGATGGATCCGTGCTCATCGAGATGGGGCGCACCCGCGTGATTTGCAATGCGACCCTCCTCCCGAAGGTTCCCGACTGGCTTGCAGGCCGCGGCACCGGATGGATTACCGCCGAATACAGCCTGCTCCCACAGAGCACGGGCAAGCGCGTGGAACGCGAACGCAAGGGCGCGAGTGGCCGCACGCAAGAGATCCAGCGCCTGGTGGGCCGCTCGCTTCGCGGCGCAGCCAACCTGGCTGCACTCGGCGAGAACGCCATCGTGGTTGACTGCGACGTGATCGAAGCCGACGGTGGCACCCGTACCGCAAGTATCATCGGCGGCTTCGTGGCCCTTGCTATAGCCCTCAAAAAAATCAAGGAACGCCTGGGCATCACCGAACAAATTCTGCAACACGGCATCACCGCTATTTCCGTGGGCGTCGTCAACGGCAAGCCGCTCTGCGACCTCTGCTACGTAGAAGACTCCGCCGCCGATGTCGACATGAACGTGGTGATGCAAGACGCCAAGAACTTCATCGAAGTGCAGGGCACTGGCGAACACGCCAGTTTTGACCGCAACATGCTCAACACGCTCCTCGACCTCGGCGAAAACGCCTGCAAAGACATCTACAAAAAACAGATGGAGCTCATCGGCGGAGAACTGCCCTAA
- a CDS encoding argininosuccinate synthase: MAKKESKKKVVLAYSGGLDTSIIIPWLKETYDVEVIAFAADLGQNDFPNAKALEEKALKTGASKCYVLDLKKEFLEEYVWPTVRAGAKYEGTYLLGTSFARPLIAKYQVKIAEKEGAYAVAHGATGKGNDQVRFELTYAAMNPKLEVIAPWKDPRWTFHSREDAIDYAAAHKIPLNGISKKKIYSEDGNLWHLSHEGGVLEFPEQEHKYEFLKHTNTYEKAPNKADHVTITFDKGNPVAIDGKKMGAVELLEYLNKIGGKNACGLLDIVENRLVGLKSRGVYETPGGTLLYKAHECLQQLVLDKETLFESQKMSMTYANLVYNGQWFTPLRQAMDAFFAEVNKVVTGDVTLKLYKGNIIPAGIKSPYSLYDMGLGGFTDVDMYDQKDATGFIRCYGLPLKTRALLLGKKTNVDFGGVPSLKNK; this comes from the coding sequence ATGGCTAAAAAAGAATCCAAGAAGAAGGTTGTCCTCGCCTATAGCGGTGGACTCGATACCTCTATCATCATTCCTTGGCTCAAGGAAACCTACGACGTCGAAGTGATCGCCTTTGCCGCCGACCTCGGCCAAAACGACTTCCCGAACGCGAAGGCCCTTGAAGAGAAAGCCCTCAAGACGGGTGCCAGCAAGTGCTACGTTCTCGACCTCAAGAAGGAATTCCTCGAAGAATACGTTTGGCCGACCGTTCGCGCCGGTGCCAAGTACGAAGGTACGTACCTCCTCGGTACGTCCTTTGCCCGTCCGCTCATTGCCAAGTACCAGGTGAAGATCGCCGAGAAGGAAGGCGCCTACGCTGTGGCTCACGGTGCTACCGGTAAGGGTAATGACCAGGTCCGTTTTGAATTGACCTACGCTGCCATGAACCCGAAGCTCGAAGTCATCGCTCCGTGGAAGGACCCGCGCTGGACATTCCATAGCCGCGAAGATGCTATCGACTACGCTGCCGCCCACAAGATTCCGCTCAACGGCATCAGCAAGAAGAAGATTTACTCCGAAGATGGTAACCTGTGGCACCTCTCTCACGAAGGTGGCGTTTTGGAATTCCCGGAACAGGAACACAAGTACGAGTTCCTCAAGCACACCAACACGTACGAGAAGGCTCCGAACAAGGCCGACCATGTGACGATTACTTTCGATAAGGGTAATCCGGTGGCTATCGACGGCAAGAAGATGGGCGCTGTCGAACTCCTTGAATACCTGAACAAGATTGGCGGCAAGAATGCTTGCGGTCTCTTGGACATCGTTGAAAACCGCCTCGTTGGCCTCAAGAGCCGCGGCGTGTACGAAACTCCGGGTGGCACGCTCCTGTACAAGGCTCACGAATGCCTGCAGCAGCTCGTGCTCGACAAGGAAACTTTGTTCGAATCCCAGAAGATGTCTATGACGTATGCGAACCTCGTGTACAATGGCCAGTGGTTCACCCCGCTCCGCCAGGCTATGGACGCCTTCTTCGCCGAAGTGAACAAGGTCGTTACCGGTGACGTGACCCTCAAACTCTACAAGGGTAACATCATCCCGGCCGGCATCAAGAGCCCCTACAGCCTCTACGACATGGGCCTCGGCGGATTCACCGATGTGGACATGTACGACCAGAAGGACGCCACGGGCTTCATCCGCTGCTACGGCCTCCCGCTCAAGACCCGTGCCCTCTTGCTCGGCAAGAAGACGAACGTGGACTTCGGTGGCGTTCCAAGCCTCAAGAACAAGTAA
- the fliB gene encoding flagellin lysine-N-methylase, which translates to MLLRTPDFYHKFHCVADKCTDCCCIGWEIGIDPSTMEKYRRVPGAFGEELRAKTCNNQFTLEAKNRCPFLNADGLCRVISNLGESYLGDTCREHPRFVEVYGDVMEKGIGLCCEEGVRLLLDCSGDASTFNLVESEVNEPEDDIPDDAREARDMIFAERQEMFRILEQREIPLNQRLQMLLELVCGGEDCDPNTAPSLETIHKQWIKVLGKGESYGLEWDEAYKRITRQGWGARSQDPGAALFSDDDGARIVAYMLFRYYAKSLFDGDSLGKVQFAIFFWMVLKKFEIARTRIDAVKLLSKQIEYSDEVMDLLAGNFANNDAFSVPAFLEILSE; encoded by the coding sequence ATGCTACTCCGCACGCCCGATTTCTACCACAAATTTCACTGCGTCGCCGACAAATGCACCGACTGCTGCTGCATTGGGTGGGAAATCGGTATCGACCCGAGCACCATGGAAAAATACCGCCGCGTGCCGGGCGCGTTTGGCGAGGAACTGCGGGCAAAAACCTGCAACAACCAGTTCACCTTAGAGGCGAAAAACCGCTGCCCGTTTTTGAATGCCGACGGACTCTGTAGGGTCATCTCGAACCTCGGCGAAAGCTACCTCGGCGACACGTGCCGCGAGCACCCGCGTTTTGTGGAAGTCTACGGCGATGTAATGGAAAAAGGAATCGGGCTCTGCTGCGAAGAAGGCGTCCGGCTGCTGTTGGATTGCAGCGGTGACGCGTCAACATTCAACCTTGTCGAAAGTGAAGTGAACGAACCCGAGGACGACATCCCCGACGACGCCCGCGAGGCGCGTGATATGATTTTTGCCGAGCGTCAAGAGATGTTCCGCATTCTGGAGCAACGCGAAATCCCCTTGAACCAGCGACTGCAAATGCTCTTAGAACTGGTTTGCGGAGGAGAAGATTGCGACCCCAACACCGCGCCGAGCCTCGAAACCATTCATAAACAGTGGATCAAAGTTCTGGGCAAAGGCGAAAGCTACGGCCTCGAATGGGACGAGGCCTACAAACGCATCACCCGTCAGGGTTGGGGAGCCCGTAGTCAAGACCCGGGGGCGGCCCTGTTCAGCGACGATGACGGCGCCCGGATTGTCGCTTACATGCTCTTCCGCTATTACGCCAAGTCGCTGTTCGACGGCGACAGTCTTGGCAAGGTCCAGTTCGCCATTTTCTTTTGGATGGTGCTGAAGAAATTTGAAATTGCGCGAACCCGCATTGACGCCGTCAAGCTCCTGTCCAAGCAAATCGAATACTCCGACGAGGTCATGGACCTCCTCGCGGGGAATTTCGCCAACAACGACGCCTTCAGCGTTCCAGCGTTCCTTGAAATTTTGAGCGAGTAA
- the trpS gene encoding tryptophan--tRNA ligase: protein MKKISLTGIKPTGTPHLGNYLGAIRPALELSKTYDTVYFIADYHALTTVQNGAEMRANIYKIAATWLALGLNPEEGLFYKQSDIPEIFELSWALSCFTPKGFMNRAHAYKDKVAKNEAAGEDPDANVNMGLYCYPCLMDADILMFSADIVPVGKDQKQHVEFARDIAIKFNKHFGEDVFTIPEPVFQETTGIIPGLDGRKMSKSYDNVIDIFLESKALKKKIGKIVTNSQGIEEPKDPDSCNVFKLYKLFATPEQTEALAARYRAGGMGWGHAKQELQNVLEEHLGAAREKYFYLLSHTEEIDKILAYGKEKARVKSKAMMEKVRSLLGTY from the coding sequence ATGAAAAAGATTTCCCTTACGGGCATCAAGCCCACCGGCACGCCGCATTTAGGCAACTACCTGGGCGCCATCCGCCCCGCTCTTGAACTTTCCAAGACCTACGATACGGTCTACTTTATCGCTGACTACCACGCCCTCACCACTGTGCAGAACGGTGCCGAGATGCGTGCGAACATCTACAAGATTGCGGCGACTTGGCTTGCTCTCGGTTTGAACCCCGAAGAGGGCCTGTTCTACAAGCAGAGCGACATTCCCGAAATCTTCGAACTCAGCTGGGCACTCAGCTGCTTTACGCCGAAGGGATTCATGAACCGCGCCCACGCCTACAAGGACAAGGTCGCGAAGAACGAAGCCGCCGGCGAAGATCCGGATGCCAACGTGAACATGGGCCTCTACTGCTACCCATGCCTGATGGACGCCGACATCCTCATGTTCAGCGCCGACATCGTGCCCGTGGGCAAGGACCAGAAACAGCACGTGGAATTCGCGCGCGACATCGCCATCAAGTTCAACAAGCACTTTGGCGAAGATGTGTTTACCATTCCGGAACCGGTGTTCCAGGAAACCACCGGTATCATCCCCGGTCTCGATGGCCGCAAGATGAGCAAGTCCTACGACAACGTCATCGACATCTTCCTCGAGAGCAAGGCCCTCAAGAAGAAGATTGGCAAGATCGTCACGAACTCCCAGGGCATCGAGGAACCGAAGGATCCGGATTCTTGCAACGTGTTCAAGCTGTACAAGCTCTTTGCCACGCCGGAACAGACCGAGGCGCTCGCTGCCCGCTACCGCGCCGGTGGCATGGGCTGGGGCCACGCCAAGCAGGAACTCCAGAACGTTCTCGAAGAACACCTGGGTGCCGCTCGCGAAAAGTACTTCTACCTGCTCTCCCACACCGAAGAAATCGACAAGATTCTCGCGTACGGCAAGGAGAAGGCACGCGTGAAGTCTAAGGCGATGATGGAGAAGGTTAGGAGCCTTCTCGGAACGTATTGA
- the metE gene encoding 5-methyltetrahydropteroyltriglutamate--homocysteine S-methyltransferase: protein MTTKKTSVIGFPRIGKARELKFASEKFFKGEISKADLQKTAAEIRQYGWQKQKAAGIDFIPSNDFSFYDNVLDTVFLLGAVPARYKELGLSKLETYFAAAHGYQGAKGDVKALPMKKWFNTNYHYIVPELDDSTELAVADNVKPLREYNEAKAAGVHTVPSLVGPYTFLRLARYNGKKNAAHFAASAANAYLDLVERLSAAGAEWIALAEPALVFDVSEEEKRLFKSIYAFLLEQVHAKTSAKILLQTYFGDIRDVYEDVASLGFDGIGLDFVEGLKSLELVKGGFPKNAILFAGVVNGKNIWRANYAQKNAILAEIGKVVDASRVVVGTSCSLLHVPYTVAAEQKLPAETLKHFAFAEEKIVELAEIAGGDASALEKNKTLFATARVSENAAVQSALASLSDADFARSPSRAERRNIQVAEFNLPAYPTTTIGSFPQTAEVRANRAAFKKGEITREQYVAFNQKKIAECIALQESIGLDVIVHGEFERNDMVEYFGTQIDGFIFTQNAWVQSYGTRCVKPPVVWGDIHRSKPITVEWSVFAQQQTSKPVKGMLTGPVTILNWSFPREDISLKTQAQQIGLAIRDEVLDLEKNGIKIIQIDEAALREKLPLRKTDWHKEYLDWAIPAFRLVHAKVKPETQIHTHMCYSEFNDIVRDIDSMDADVITFEASRSDLKLLDALNDARFETQVGPGVYDIHSPRVPSVDEIVNTIRKIIDKVPQENVWVNPDCGLKTRGETETTASLRNLVAAAKQLRAGA from the coding sequence ATGACAACGAAAAAGACATCGGTAATTGGGTTCCCGCGCATCGGTAAGGCCCGCGAACTCAAGTTTGCAAGTGAAAAGTTCTTTAAGGGCGAAATTTCCAAAGCAGATCTCCAGAAGACCGCCGCAGAAATCCGTCAGTACGGTTGGCAGAAGCAAAAGGCGGCCGGCATCGACTTCATTCCGTCCAACGATTTCTCCTTCTACGATAACGTTCTCGATACGGTGTTCCTGCTCGGGGCCGTCCCTGCGCGTTACAAGGAACTCGGGCTTTCTAAACTCGAGACCTATTTTGCCGCTGCGCACGGCTATCAGGGAGCAAAGGGCGACGTCAAGGCCCTCCCGATGAAGAAATGGTTCAATACGAACTATCACTATATTGTTCCCGAATTGGACGATTCAACCGAGCTTGCTGTTGCAGACAACGTGAAACCCCTCCGGGAATACAACGAGGCGAAGGCTGCCGGGGTTCATACAGTTCCTAGCCTCGTTGGTCCCTATACCTTCTTGCGCCTGGCCCGCTACAACGGCAAGAAGAATGCCGCCCACTTCGCGGCGTCGGCTGCGAATGCCTACCTGGATTTGGTGGAACGGCTTTCGGCTGCGGGTGCGGAATGGATTGCGCTTGCCGAACCCGCCCTCGTCTTCGACGTGAGTGAAGAGGAAAAGCGGCTATTCAAGTCCATCTACGCATTCCTGTTGGAACAGGTGCATGCGAAGACGTCGGCGAAGATTCTCCTGCAGACATACTTCGGTGATATCCGCGATGTCTACGAGGATGTCGCATCGCTCGGTTTCGATGGCATCGGTCTCGACTTTGTGGAAGGCCTCAAGTCGCTCGAACTTGTCAAGGGCGGTTTCCCGAAGAACGCGATTCTCTTTGCGGGCGTCGTGAACGGCAAGAACATCTGGCGCGCCAATTACGCGCAGAAGAACGCTATCCTCGCCGAAATCGGGAAGGTGGTCGATGCGTCCCGCGTGGTCGTGGGTACTTCGTGTTCGCTACTGCACGTGCCCTACACGGTCGCTGCTGAACAGAAGCTCCCTGCGGAAACCCTGAAACATTTCGCCTTCGCCGAGGAAAAGATCGTGGAACTTGCCGAGATTGCTGGCGGCGACGCTTCCGCTCTCGAAAAGAACAAGACCCTATTTGCTACGGCCCGCGTGAGCGAGAATGCCGCAGTGCAGTCCGCGCTTGCCTCCCTTTCCGATGCCGACTTCGCGCGTAGCCCGTCCCGTGCTGAACGCCGCAACATCCAGGTCGCCGAATTCAACCTCCCGGCTTACCCCACGACGACTATCGGGTCGTTCCCGCAGACGGCCGAAGTCCGTGCGAACCGCGCCGCCTTCAAGAAGGGCGAAATCACCCGCGAGCAGTACGTGGCATTCAACCAGAAGAAAATCGCGGAGTGCATTGCCCTCCAGGAAAGCATCGGCCTCGACGTGATTGTGCATGGCGAATTCGAACGCAACGACATGGTGGAATATTTCGGTACGCAGATTGATGGGTTCATCTTCACGCAGAACGCCTGGGTGCAGAGTTACGGCACGCGCTGCGTCAAGCCGCCCGTAGTGTGGGGCGATATCCACCGCAGCAAGCCCATCACTGTCGAATGGTCCGTGTTTGCTCAGCAGCAGACGAGCAAACCCGTGAAGGGCATGCTCACCGGCCCGGTGACAATCCTCAACTGGTCCTTCCCGCGCGAAGATATCTCGCTCAAGACGCAGGCCCAGCAGATTGGCCTTGCCATCCGTGACGAAGTCTTGGACCTCGAGAAGAACGGCATCAAGATTATCCAGATTGACGAGGCCGCCCTCCGCGAGAAGCTGCCGCTGCGCAAGACTGACTGGCACAAGGAATACCTCGACTGGGCTATTCCCGCGTTCCGCCTGGTGCACGCGAAGGTCAAGCCCGAAACGCAGATCCACACGCACATGTGCTACAGCGAGTTCAATGACATTGTCCGCGACATCGACTCCATGGATGCCGATGTGATCACTTTTGAGGCGAGCCGTTCCGACCTCAAGCTGCTCGATGCGCTCAACGATGCTCGTTTTGAGACGCAGGTTGGCCCAGGCGTGTATGACATCCACTCGCCGCGCGTGCCCTCCGTGGATGAAATCGTGAATACGATCCGCAAGATTATAGACAAGGTCCCGCAGGAAAACGTGTGGGTGAACCCTGATTGCGGCCTCAAGACCCGTGGCGAAACGGAAACCACCGCAAGCCTCAGGAACCTGGTTGCCGCGGCCAAGCAGCTGCGCGCCGGAGCCTAG
- a CDS encoding LysR family transcriptional regulator has protein sequence MTLQQLKYAVAVADTQNITEASKRVFISQPSLTASIHELEEEMGVTIFNRSNKGVTITNEGDEFLSYARQVLEQASLLEDRYKNGENGNTIFSVSCQHYSFAVNAFVDVIRKFGGESYDFTLRETQTNEIIDDVTKMKSEIGVLYLSGKNEKVICKMMQKNNLLFEPLFTTPLHVFMSSRNPLAQKDRITLADLKPYPYLTYEQGNFNSFYFAEEPLTAIDFDCPRNIKVRDRATLFNLLIGLDGYTICSGVISHKLNGRNIIAKPLAVFDKMTIGIVTRKGVSQSRYAREYIAALKRHCG, from the coding sequence ATGACATTACAACAACTTAAATACGCAGTAGCGGTCGCCGACACGCAGAACATCACCGAAGCATCCAAGCGAGTTTTCATCTCGCAGCCGAGCCTGACGGCATCCATCCACGAACTCGAAGAAGAAATGGGTGTCACCATATTCAACAGGAGCAACAAGGGTGTTACGATTACGAACGAAGGCGACGAATTCCTCTCGTACGCGCGCCAGGTGCTGGAACAGGCTTCCCTCCTTGAAGATCGTTACAAGAATGGCGAAAACGGGAACACGATTTTTTCCGTCAGTTGCCAGCACTACTCCTTCGCGGTGAACGCCTTCGTCGATGTCATTCGCAAGTTCGGCGGCGAAAGCTACGACTTCACGCTCCGCGAAACGCAGACAAACGAAATCATCGACGACGTGACAAAGATGAAGAGCGAAATCGGGGTTCTCTACTTAAGCGGCAAGAACGAAAAGGTCATCTGCAAGATGATGCAAAAAAATAACCTGCTGTTCGAGCCCCTGTTCACGACCCCGCTGCATGTTTTCATGTCGTCCCGAAACCCGCTTGCGCAAAAAGACAGGATTACCCTTGCCGACCTGAAACCGTATCCCTACCTCACCTACGAACAGGGAAACTTCAACTCGTTCTATTTCGCCGAAGAACCGCTCACCGCCATCGACTTCGACTGCCCGCGAAATATCAAGGTCCGCGACCGCGCAACGCTATTCAACCTGCTCATCGGCCTCGACGGATACACCATCTGTTCGGGCGTCATCAGCCACAAGCTCAACGGCCGAAACATCATCGCAAAGCCCCTCGCCGTATTCGACAAGATGACCATCGGGATAGTCACTCGCAAGGGAGTTTCGCAATCGCGATATGCAAGGGAATACATCGCCGCGCTCAAGCGGCACTGCGGGTAA
- a CDS encoding ribonuclease D, translated as MMQNEKYILVDSEESLANLIADLELYDMAAVDTEADSMYHYTARLCLIQITIGEHHYIVDPLCGLDLAPLFLAKAMQTLIFHGADYDLRLLWQTYQFSPAHIFDTMLAAKLLNEPHLGLADLVRKYFGDELKKENQRADWTTRPLPLEMCEYAIHDTFYLHELCAILVEKLQAAGRMDWLTEQCSALIEHAKHPAPPKKDPWRIPGSSIYSPCALNILKHLWEWREKQAEELDRPPYKVMPAELMLAIARAQQAHFPEVDEKFLPKLPRNFKGERLDSFLNMMRDAVTTPETDWPAKLPKAPPPPVVPHSDLLIALKLWRDEKAEQIGLDASMLANKAQLIWLAAPGDMPWETRYNEARLMNWQRRIWNEILQEKLPSAKRIGED; from the coding sequence ATGATGCAGAACGAAAAATACATCCTGGTCGACAGCGAAGAAAGTCTCGCGAACCTTATCGCAGACCTCGAGCTCTATGATATGGCGGCCGTCGATACTGAGGCCGACTCGATGTACCATTACACAGCCCGTCTCTGCCTCATCCAGATTACCATCGGGGAGCATCACTACATTGTGGACCCGCTTTGCGGGCTCGACCTGGCTCCACTTTTTTTGGCAAAAGCCATGCAGACGCTCATTTTCCATGGCGCCGACTACGATTTACGCCTCCTGTGGCAGACCTACCAGTTTTCCCCGGCACATATATTCGATACCATGCTCGCCGCCAAGCTGCTGAACGAACCGCACCTTGGGCTTGCCGACCTGGTCCGCAAATACTTTGGGGACGAGCTCAAAAAAGAAAACCAGCGCGCCGACTGGACAACCCGCCCCCTGCCCCTCGAGATGTGCGAATACGCCATCCACGACACCTTCTACCTGCATGAGCTCTGCGCCATCCTGGTCGAGAAGTTGCAGGCAGCCGGCCGCATGGACTGGCTCACCGAGCAATGCAGCGCGCTCATCGAGCACGCCAAGCACCCGGCGCCGCCCAAAAAGGACCCCTGGCGCATTCCGGGAAGCAGCATCTACAGCCCGTGCGCCCTGAACATTTTGAAGCACCTTTGGGAATGGCGCGAAAAGCAGGCCGAGGAGCTCGACCGTCCTCCATACAAGGTGATGCCCGCCGAACTGATGCTCGCCATCGCCCGTGCGCAGCAAGCGCACTTCCCCGAAGTGGACGAAAAGTTTTTGCCCAAGCTGCCCCGCAACTTCAAGGGCGAACGTTTGGATTCGTTCCTCAACATGATGCGGGACGCGGTCACCACCCCCGAGACGGACTGGCCTGCCAAGCTGCCGAAGGCTCCGCCGCCCCCGGTAGTGCCCCACTCAGACCTGCTAATAGCCCTCAAACTTTGGCGTGACGAAAAGGCCGAACAAATCGGGCTGGACGCCTCGATGCTTGCCAACAAGGCGCAGCTCATTTGGCTTGCCGCCCCCGGCGACATGCCGTGGGAAACCCGCTACAACGAAGCCCGCCTCATGAACTGGCAACGCCGGATATGGAACGAGATTCTACAAGAAAAGCTCCCCTCGGCAAAACGCATTGGTGAGGACTAG
- a CDS encoding 5-formyltetrahydrofolate cyclo-ligase, giving the protein MDVITAIAVFVLVTIVFGSSQIVDLILKKRREKKGEDIIQEPWQQIHDIPGYRDSRNIAAFYPVKGEPNLMPVVEELAMEGRLLLPRCEGDGIMNFYKIQNLKKDLVKGHFGIMEPREGLEKFEGEIPVFLVPGTKFTWDGCRQGHGKGYYDRFLAKFPKAYKAGIATPAQISKEPLEQKETDIKMDVVIACREKG; this is encoded by the coding sequence ATGGATGTAATTACCGCCATAGCTGTATTTGTTCTCGTCACGATTGTCTTTGGCAGCAGCCAGATTGTGGACCTCATCCTCAAAAAGCGCCGCGAAAAAAAAGGCGAAGACATTATCCAGGAACCGTGGCAGCAAATCCACGACATCCCCGGCTACCGCGATTCGCGGAACATCGCCGCCTTTTACCCGGTCAAGGGAGAGCCGAACCTGATGCCCGTGGTCGAGGAACTCGCCATGGAAGGGCGCCTGCTTTTGCCGCGCTGCGAAGGGGACGGCATCATGAATTTTTACAAAATCCAAAACCTCAAAAAGGATTTGGTCAAAGGGCACTTCGGTATTATGGAGCCGCGCGAAGGGCTCGAAAAATTCGAGGGCGAAATCCCCGTGTTCCTCGTGCCCGGGACCAAGTTCACATGGGACGGGTGCAGGCAGGGCCACGGCAAGGGTTACTACGACCGCTTCCTTGCCAAGTTCCCCAAGGCCTACAAGGCGGGGATCGCCACGCCCGCACAAATTTCAAAAGAGCCCCTAGAGCAAAAGGAGACCGACATTAAAATGGATGTGGTCATCGCTTGCCGGGAAAAGGGTTAG
- a CDS encoding RNA methyltransferase: protein MAFYNDDNRRDFKEDRKRSFGRDDRQRSFGDRPRNFAGGNPHPRHFGDRPRPEHIVTAMGDADAAPQVAVGGLKEVEELLTKNPLQVHRVLFMHQSGNPKLYELQKLAKRAHVHVQQVDSKILDSYARPNHGVVALMNEKQLLNWMDVREEFFKARDTGEKKLVAVATNIEDPRNLGACIRSSLALGVSILLLPAKGMCGITPSVARTSAGALEKLRICRPDNLEAAIGELKMAGYQVLGLDADTETNLADFQFADHVVLAVGGEDVGLPPFIKKQCEAILRIPMMPEAHSYNASVALSLGLYEYARLRIK, encoded by the coding sequence ATGGCTTTTTACAATGACGACAATCGTCGCGATTTCAAAGAAGATCGCAAACGCTCTTTTGGCAGGGACGACCGCCAGCGCAGTTTCGGGGACCGCCCGCGGAACTTTGCCGGGGGCAACCCCCACCCGCGCCATTTTGGAGACCGTCCGCGCCCCGAGCACATCGTGACCGCCATGGGCGACGCTGATGCCGCACCGCAGGTCGCTGTCGGCGGACTCAAGGAAGTCGAGGAACTGCTTACCAAAAACCCTCTCCAAGTGCATCGCGTGCTCTTTATGCACCAGTCCGGCAACCCCAAGCTGTACGAACTGCAAAAGCTCGCCAAGCGCGCCCACGTTCACGTGCAACAAGTGGATTCCAAAATTTTGGACAGTTACGCCCGCCCGAACCACGGCGTGGTCGCCCTAATGAACGAAAAGCAGCTCCTCAACTGGATGGACGTCCGCGAAGAATTTTTCAAAGCCCGCGATACCGGCGAAAAAAAGTTGGTCGCCGTGGCCACGAACATCGAGGACCCGCGAAACCTGGGCGCCTGCATCAGAAGTTCGCTCGCCCTGGGCGTAAGCATTTTGCTGTTGCCCGCTAAGGGCATGTGCGGCATTACGCCAAGCGTCGCCCGCACCTCGGCAGGAGCTCTCGAGAAACTCCGCATTTGCAGACCCGACAACCTCGAAGCCGCCATCGGCGAACTCAAGATGGCCGGCTACCAAGTGCTCGGCCTTGACGCCGACACCGAGACGAACCTCGCCGACTTCCAGTTCGCCGACCACGTGGTCCTAGCAGTCGGCGGCGAAGACGTCGGTCTCCCGCCGTTCATCAAAAAACAGTGCGAAGCCATCCTCCGCATCCCCATGATGCCCGAGGCCCACTCCTACAACGCCTCCGTAGCTCTCTCCCTTGGACTCTACGAATACGCGAGGCTCCGCATCAAGTAA